In Pseudoroseomonas cervicalis, the DNA window TCCTGGGGTCCTTCGGGCGGCCAGGAGCGCGTGCGGGGACGGGTCCTGGCTTTCGAGGCGACGGGCTCACGGCCGGATGATCCTTCGAGACAAGAAGATACTGTACATCACCGTTCAGTATATATAATGGACGCCGCCGTGCAGTAAACCTGCAGGAGCTGCCAGGCGGCATGGGCCGGCGCCTCGCCCCGAGGATCCGGCGGCGAGGTCGCGTCTGGTCCTGTGTCGCACAACCTCCTCCTCCGCAAGGTGATGAATGCCGCCTTTGGACCTCCCCCCGACCCGCCCCGGTCATCGGCGTTCCGGTCTGGCCTTGGCTGGCTCTGCGCTGCTTCCGCTTCTGCTGGCGGCCTGCGACGAGAAGAGCAACGGCCCCCCGCGGCAGCAGGCTCCCGCCGCCGTCACGGCCGTGACGCTCCGCCCCCAGGCGGTGGCGATGACCACCGAACTGCCGGGCCGCATCAGCGCCTGGCGCACCGCCGATGTGCGGCCGCAGGTGGGGGGCGTCATCCGGGACATTCTCTTCCGGGAGGGGCAGGAGGTCACCGCCGGCCAGCCGCTCTACCAGATCGAGCCGGCGAGCTATCAGGCCGCCCTCGACAGCGCCATCGCCGCCCAGCAGAAGGCGGAGGCGAGCGTGGCGTCCAACCAGCTCACGGTCAACCGCTACCGTCCCCTGGCACAGGCCGGCGCGGTGAGCCGGCAGGAGCTCGACAGCGCCGTCTCCAGCCTCCGCCAGGCCCAGGCCGATCTCGCCTCGGCCAAGGCCAGCGTCGAGACCGCGCGCATCAACCTGAACTATACAAGGGTCAATGCCCCGCTTTCCGGGCGCACGGGCCGCTCCTCCGTGACGCCCGGCGCCCTGGTGACCTCGGACCAGACGAATTCGCTCGTCACCATCACCCAGCTCGACCCGATCCATGTCGACGTCACGCAGGCCGCATCCTCGCTGCTGCGCCTGCGCCGGGATCTCGCGGCCGGCAGGGCGACCCGCGCCGGGGACGGGCAGCCGCAGGCCAGGCTCGTGCTGGAGGATGGCAACGAATACGAGCATCCCGGGACGCTGCAATTCTCCGAAGTGACGGTCGACCAGAACACCTCGACCATCACGCTGCGCGCCGTCTTTCCCAACCCCGACGGATTGCTGATGCCGGGCATGTATGTGCGGGAGCGGATCACGACGGCGATCCAGCACAGCGCCTTTCTGGTCCCGCAGCAGGGCGTGACACGCAACCAGCAGGGCCAGGCCATCGTCCAGATCATCCAGGATGATGGCACCGCCGAGAGCCGCGTCGTCACCGCCGACCGGACAGAGGGCAACAAATGGGTCGTCCTCGACGGCCTCCGGGAGGGTGACAAACTCATTGTCGAGGGCGGCCAGCGCGTCACCGCCGGCGCCAGGCTCCAGGTGACCATGATGAGTGTCGAGGAATTCGACCAGCGCAACGCCGCCCGCCGGTCGTCGGCGCGGTAGGAGGCGGATCCCCATGGCTCGCTTCTTCATCGACCGCCCGGTTTTCGCCTGGGTGCTGGCGATCATCACCATGCTGCTGGGCGGCCTGTCGCTCACCCAGATGCCG includes these proteins:
- a CDS encoding efflux RND transporter periplasmic adaptor subunit, which gives rise to MTLRPQAVAMTTELPGRISAWRTADVRPQVGGVIRDILFREGQEVTAGQPLYQIEPASYQAALDSAIAAQQKAEASVASNQLTVNRYRPLAQAGAVSRQELDSAVSSLRQAQADLASAKASVETARINLNYTRVNAPLSGRTGRSSVTPGALVTSDQTNSLVTITQLDPIHVDVTQAASSLLRLRRDLAAGRATRAGDGQPQARLVLEDGNEYEHPGTLQFSEVTVDQNTSTITLRAVFPNPDGLLMPGMYVRERITTAIQHSAFLVPQQGVTRNQQGQAIVQIIQDDGTAESRVVTADRTEGNKWVVLDGLREGDKLIVEGGQRVTAGARLQVTMMSVEEFDQRNAARRSSAR